TGGATGCCTCTCACCCCCAACGTCACGACCGATATTTGTCCGCAACTGTATAGCGAAGTGATTGATGTGAGATCCCCCGCCGAATACGCGGAAGATCACCTCCCCGGTTCCATCAATTTGCCAGTTCTCAACGACCAGGAACGGGCTGAGGTGGGGACGATATACAAGCAAGTATCGGCGTTTGTTGCCCGCAAGAAAGGGGCGGCTCTTGTATCCCAAAATCTCTCGTATCACCTCAGTCACCACTTTGCGGAGCAGCCCAAGGGGTATCACCCGTTAATTTACTGCTGGCGTGGGGGGCAGCGATCCCACAGTATGGCCCTGGTACTCACTCAGGTGGGATGGCGTACAACCCTTTTGAACGGGGGGTATAAGACCTATCGCACCTATGTAAGGGAACAGCTCGAGCAGGTGCCGTATCACTTTTCGTATCGCGTATTGTGCGGACTAACAGGCACCGCCAAAACTGAGATTTTGCAGCGCTTAGCCCAAGCTCAGGTGCAGGTCTTGGATTTAGAAGGATTGGCTAACCATCGAGGCTCTCTGTTAGGGGCAGCAGAAACCTCTGCTCAGCCCTCCCAAAAGCAATTTGAATCGGATTTACTGTCGGCTCTACAAACCTTCGATACCGCTCAACCGGTTTGGATCGAGGCGGAAAGCAATAAAATCGGTGAACGCTTTGTCCCCAAGGCTCTTTGGGACCAAATGCAGGCCGCTCCTTGTGTCGAAGTCCAAGTCCCCATGAGCAGTCGAGTGGACTGGTTGGTCACCCATTACGAACATTTCACCCATAATTCCGCTTTATTGAAAAACAAGCTGAATTTACTCCAACGTAGTTATAGCAAAGCCCAGCTCCAACACTGGCATGACCTCATCGATCAGCAACAGTGGCCCGCGTTCGTCCAGTCTCTGTTGGAAGAGCATTATGACCCTGCCTATCGTCGATCCATGAAGCGCCAATATACCAACGTTCAGATGCAATACGAGCTGCCTGATTTAGCGGCGACTAGCTTGCAACAGTTGGTTCATCAACTCGCCGCAACACCACAGTTGGCCTGTCATTAGTCAGTCCGCCTACGACGAACGTGTGAGCAAGATCATCTTCTATCGATGATTGAGATCATCCATTCGCTGTAATACACATCCTAGGATTGAACCAACTGCACAATTTATACCTCAACCCACAGTGACTCAGGGAAAGAGGTTGAGAGTCTGGGGGGTACAGTACGAGACTCTTGGGTTCTCCCATGATTGGCGCTGCGCTTAATGACTCAAGATATTAGGGATTAAATCCAACCTTTCTATCCAAACGGTGAACACCTCCGTTGCGAGGCTCGCCGAGTCCCTGATTTTTATCCAGATTATTTAAATCCATTATGAATTATTCTGCGACCTTTCTCAGTTTGCTGAAAGACCGTCAATCCTTCCTGCAAGAAA
The Acaryochloris marina S15 genome window above contains:
- the mnmH gene encoding tRNA 2-selenouridine(34) synthase MnmH; this translates as MPLTPNVTTDICPQLYSEVIDVRSPAEYAEDHLPGSINLPVLNDQERAEVGTIYKQVSAFVARKKGAALVSQNLSYHLSHHFAEQPKGYHPLIYCWRGGQRSHSMALVLTQVGWRTTLLNGGYKTYRTYVREQLEQVPYHFSYRVLCGLTGTAKTEILQRLAQAQVQVLDLEGLANHRGSLLGAAETSAQPSQKQFESDLLSALQTFDTAQPVWIEAESNKIGERFVPKALWDQMQAAPCVEVQVPMSSRVDWLVTHYEHFTHNSALLKNKLNLLQRSYSKAQLQHWHDLIDQQQWPAFVQSLLEEHYDPAYRRSMKRQYTNVQMQYELPDLAATSLQQLVHQLAATPQLACH